The following coding sequences lie in one Chelmon rostratus isolate fCheRos1 chromosome 2, fCheRos1.pri, whole genome shotgun sequence genomic window:
- the ptgis gene encoding prostacyclin synthase, which produces MLWTIFLLLNGLLILVLLYSTRTRQKNEPPLDKGWFPWLGHALGFGKDATKFLVRMKEKHGDIFTVRVAGHYVTVLLDANSFDAVLNDTVFLDFARNRNQLLKRIFSLQLPSITPAAERKWMERHFQGLSLSKLSSSMNSHLQSLLLSDQKGCRPSDWRQDGLFSLCYSLLFRAGYLTLFERRDNATAVYREFRKFDELLAKLARCSLKPGESKTANSCRERLWELLSPNWLSGGSAESDSWQQSYHRFLQEEGVDAEMQNRALLLQLWTTQCNAGPAAFWLLGFLLTHPEAMEALKSEIRGLTRQDTSLQHPPINRLGAHSTPVFDSVLSETLRLTAAVMIGREVVQDKILRMASGREYHLRRGDRVCLFPFLSPQMDPEIHQEPQIFKYDRFLNDDLTVKEKFYKDGKRLKYHTLPWGAGRNVCVGKEFAVTTIKQFVFLFLTHLDLEMCDPEAKLPPVNPSRYGFGMLQPDGDLQVKYRLKKMQHEM; this is translated from the exons ATGTTATGGACAATATTCTTGCTACTTAATGGACTGCTTATACTAGTTCTGCTTTACTCCACTCGCACAAG GCAGAAGAATGAGCCACCTCTGGACAAGGGTTGGTTTCCATGGCTGGGGCACGCTCTCGGGTTTGGAAAAGATGCCACAAAGTTTTTGGTCCGGATGAAGGAAAAGCATGGGGATATCTTCACA GTCCGTGTTGCTGGTCATTATGTGACGGTGCTGTTGGACGCTAACTCTTTTGATGCTGTGCTGAATGACACAGTCTTCCTGGACTTCGCCCGCAACAGAAACCAGCTCCTAAAAAGGATCTTCAGTTTGCAGCTGCCGAgcatcacacctgcagcagagaggaaatggatGGAACG ACATTTTCAAGGTCTCAGTCTCTCCAAGCTCAGCAGTTCCATGAACTCTCACCTTCAGAGCCTGCTGCTGAGTGACCAGAAAGGCTGCAGGCCTTCAGACTGGAGACAGGATGGACTCTTCAGCCTTTGTTACAGCCTGCTGTTCAG GGCTGGATATCTTACACTGTTTGAGAGGAGAGACAATGCCACTGCAGTCTACAGAGAGTTCCGCAAGTTTGACGAGCTCCTCGCCAAACTGGCCCGCTGCTCGCTCAAACCAG GGGAAAGCAAGACAGCCAACTCATGCCGGGAGCGCCTGTGGGAGCTGCTGTCTCCAAACTGGCTGAGCGGAGGGTCTGCGGAGTCTGATTCCTGGCAGCAGAGCTACCATCGcttcctgcaggaggagggagtggaTGCAGAAATGCAGAATCGAGCTTTACTCTTGCAGCTGTGGACCACACAG TGTAATGCTGGACCTGCTGCCTTTTGGCTCCTTGGCTTCCTGCTCACTCACCCTGAGGCCATGGAGGCTCTTAAATCAGAGATCAGAGGCCTTACTCGGCAGGACACTTCCTTACAGCATCCCCCCATCAACCGGCTGGGAGCACACAGCACACCTGTGTTTG ATAGCGTCCTGAGTGAGACCCTCCGGCTCACCGCTGCGGTGATGATCGGCAGGGAGGTGGTGCAGGACAAGATCCTGCGCATGGCCAGTGGACGGGAGTACCACCTCAGACGGGGGGACAGAGTGTGTCTGTTCCCCTTCCTCAGCCCTCAGATGGACCCAGAGATACACCAAGAGCCACAG ATTTTCAAGTATGATCGTTTCCTAAATGATGATCTGACAGTAAAGGAGAAATTCTATAAGGATGGGAAAAGGCTGAAGTACCACACCCTGCCGTGGGGTGCAGGGAGAAACGTTTGCGTCGGCAAAGAGTTTGCCGTTACCACCATTAAACA ATTTGTGTTCTTGTTCCTGACCCACCTCGATCTGGAGATGTGCGACCCAGAGGCCAAACTGCCGCCAGTTAATCCCAGTCGCTACGGCTTTGGGATGCTCCAGCCGGACGGAGATCTGCAAGTCAAATACAGACTGAAGAAGATGCAGCATGAAATGTGA